The genomic DNA CCTTTTGCTCATGatcaaaaccttatgctccatgctcttgctcatgggcatttgctctggttttattcatatgggccaaggttttttaaaatttgcattttaaggataatatgaaaggaaaaggaatttcctccatactcagTTATCACTAAATCACTACTGAAGATAGGattatcagactatagaattaggcccgccgcaaagtgacccacgctaatccacccACGCCGTGTGGatgtttgtaaaccattgctaggcttctcgacatctgtgtaatgcattcaatgaataatccacttgtcagctgattgatatgAAAATTCTAGCAATAGTtaacaaaacatcccacggtgtgggttggattagcgtgggtctactttgcggcgggccttatccataatcaatcagctgacaagtggattattccttgcatgcattacacagatgtttaGAGAAGCCGTGAACAGGTGAcaaccagatacttgtggatgataaaactgcgtgaggtctactgttcacagaactactactaGCAGGGAAatctcaaatttcatttatttcaactcTCAATATGACAATCAGAATCAATAAGAGAAGCAAAAACACACAGCTCAGTGagatagaaaataattaatgaaggaagattaataaaataaactgGTTTTAGGAATAAATAAGAAAGTATTAGAGAATCTTCTATCTATTTAGATTTATCTTCTAAtctatttagggccggtttccgagctcgggatttagcgaagtcctagactttaaacagctggattcagaaaattggttttccaacgggggcgtagtcgcagtcttgtcatagtcacgtttgaattaaatttcaaaaaactagaaaatcaccacagaataaaataaagagagaatagtgtaaagtttcagctatttgaattatttagatattttcaatttcgtcaaggaaaaacgttttcaattatagagATGAGAAataaaactacgactactgtttaaaagctgcgactacgcccgttttggaaagccaattttctgactccagctgttcaaagtctaggacttagctagaTCCTgagttcggaaaccggccttGAGTATTAGAAAAAATCTTCTTATactatcaccataaatgatacagtatcacaacaacatgatacagtatcaccacaatatgatacagtatcaccacaacagatacagtatcaccacaacatgatacagtatcaacacaatgccACGCCATTATAAAGTGTCCCTCACTACAGCATTATAAGCTAATCACCGAAAAATCTATCAAACATTTTAGGTGTGTTCCTTACCTCAGCATTATGCGGCGATACAGCCAAAGCTCGTCTGAAACATTCGATCGACCGATACGTGTCACCCTTGATCCAAAAAAGTTGCCGATCTGATTGTAAAGTTGAACAGATTTCGGTTTCTCTCGTTTCGCCTTCATCAACCTGAAAAAACCATGAATCCACGTCAAATACCAACTTTCAAAAGCCAAATAACTCTAATTTGATAAGCCTTTCATAATGATAAAGCtaattaattctattgataagCCAActtcataaattaatattggggcaccgagcttcgctcgttcttatttattgacttttgataaaccaaacacaattctttaaaatgattggggaagtactaacagcatagcacaaaactgtttctttcccaattTTTGATTtaacactataaatagtcaagaaagtaggttatgttccatacacttcaAATCAGgtataattttctgttcaaacatttgaaaacaaaaaattcataatttagatattacaaaccaaattgaataacaacatGACACTCacaaatcacttgaaattgtcaaataatgatcaacttgaaaattataatataatctagttgaaggattatcatgtcatgtcaacaaataagattatgttgatcaaatcgattaaattgtctagctagataaaatttctcgctgatcgattatgattacacagctggaataattctgtctctctcccacacaggcaaaCGGCATCTTccgttatcgagagacgacgaaattatcaactgttttccaaggatgaattaatCCTTTTAATGACGTTTAGCgattttccaaagaatgaaccctagtgcaatcgaatctttatatcataaacctactatgttccaaaattcgtgaaaatcgttagagccgtttttgagatccgtagaacataaataaccagatataaaaataaccagataaatacagaaattgctcgcttaggATTAATATGTCTCTTTCAGTTTAggactacttgtaatataaatagaaatacaaatctcagtacccttattgaatataattattatatttatgatttataGGCTATAATAGAGAATTTCCAGACACAAGCTCTGTTATTGGGGCTAaagtccgggtcctgtagctttgcctacaATACGACCCGTTCAAAAGCATCGAcacatttgaaaatgtatcttttccaTGATCCAcgatgctcttctgtatcttctcaaaagcaacgtgttgcatccgaaaagatacacaaggagcttcaatgtatctttccataagcaacagatgcttttTCGTATCTTCtcaaagcaacgtgttgcatccgaaaatatacacaaggagcttcaatgtatctttccataagcaacagatgcctTTTGTATATCTCTTGAAGCAACGTGTTGCGTccgaaagatacacaaggagcttcaatgtatctttccataagcaacagatgtcTTTGTATCTTCTCTtgaagcaacgtgttgcatccgaaaagataaacaaggagcttcaatgtatctttccataagcaacagatgctctttcgTATCTTCTCTTGAAGCAACGTTGTGCACtcgaaagatacacaaggagcttttggAGTTGGGTCCTcttagcacaacacagcctatcagctgacattcgttcaacatgctcttccAAGGAGGAGTGCTTTTATAGTGAAGGACTATTTGACTACTGATAGAGTCATTGACAATAGTAACTATATCTAGATATTAAATTCATGTACCATTAATGATGTCTTGTTTTTTGCTAGCACTTTGACTTGTCTGACGCCGTTAAGCTAACCAGACgtaatatatatttatctatCCATTGTGGTGATACTTGAACTTTAGGCTCAAACTTGAGAGATGATGAGACCAGTGGACTTGTAGAACAGTTGAGATTATAATGAGTTACTTGGCCGTCATCTACAGAGCCACACGAAACACCTATCTGCGGCCATCTCTCGTTATTCGTGTTTTgatgttttatattttgacgaaGTCTGTCTGGCGACTGGCCGGTCATGGACTGAATATACTGAATTACTGAAAAACTTCTCATTCATGaagtgtagggagcttccttcaAGGAGGTCTGCAGGGAGCTTTCTCCTTCTAGGGATCTACGGTCTCTGAGCCTGAGGTggaccgtccactggaaccgttttcgtcagaactagcatcggccgaaactaccgaactcgtcaaACGATCCCCCAACATAGAAtgctatagatgctcgtccattgcaacaggttcataggttcgtgcacggccgtctccggccgatcaagttttcgatccgaatgaatgggattttccggccgaagtcgagctgagacatcatcccaacctcaaaattgtttcacagtcttgtctgtttgtttttgaacttgttctgtttttGAATCGTTTTTTATTATCTTAGTGAGTAAACACACACAGAAGAATGATTTGCCTACTAACTAGCTTGCCACTTCACTTTCTGGCACCAGCCAACTACTCAACTAGACtgacgaaaacggttccaagACGAACGTGTTTGCCGAATAACGGCCGgaagattcgtccgatccaacggcgaACGGATCGTTTGAATACggtccagtggacggttaccctgatgtttttgcaaggCCGTGAATATTACCCAGCCAACCATACCTTGCCTGTATGCCGTTTCTAAGTCACAGAGGCGAAGCTATGGGACGCGTTTGAGAACGCAATAGgttaaatgaaaaatttgaaatctaACCTTCTCTCGAGCGCTTCCACGTCAAACTCAGCtcccctttttttgaaaatcagCGCCACCGTCGGCTCGGGACGTTAGGATGCGACATCCTGTAGCGATGCCCACCAGACTGTCGTAATAGGTGAAGTTCACCGTTTGCCACAATCCAATTGCTCGTTGTCGGGTGGTGACGGTTGTGACGGACTTGGCCGATTTCTTGTCCGCTTTTGTTGTCGTTGTGTTGTGCGCCTTAGCGGTCGTGTTTTTGGACTGCTTTGCTGCAAATTGACAAGAAATTAATTAGAAATCAGCTGGAATTTTGGAAAACAAATAGGACataattaatgaaaattgttaatTCTTTTTTCACAGTAGTCCACACCGACTATGCTCTCTGAGCAAAAAATAGACAACTTTTGTTGCGCTCTAAATTAAGACTTGCAAcgtgttttctaaaaaaaaactgaCAACTTTAGTTGTAGAAAACGATTTTCGGACAACATTGTGTTGGAATTTTGGTGTGTCAATGCAGTTTCAAGTGTTTTGACAAAAACATGTGGTAGGCTTTATAGATATTTGGCAAATATCAGATTTTGACAAGATTTAGCCTACCGTAGGTGTTTTGAGGGAATCATGTTATACACTACAGTCATTTGACAATATTTAGGTGTTGACAGAGTTGTGATGAACTAAAAGtgattcgtatggcttttgttggtggggagtcccatgcgggaaggtcccaccgtcTGAAATATCATTTAGCGTCAATGAgcccttacgactgtcatacttcagccgggaccgacaatttaacgcgCCTATCTGATAACAGGTGAGtaatctggttaaaaaacttttggcaatgagagggtttgaaccggGATCTCTATGATGCTACgtagcactctatccactagacacGAATCACTCCATAATATAAATACTGTTATTTGACAGTTGTTTCATAACTCGAGAATATTCAGGTTGTTTTTACGGAATCATTCGGTGGTAAATTACCTCCAGTTATTTGAaaatcggatggacacgttattCGTCCGTCCCGGCTGCCTAagaaagcagtcgttaggtcatgtcagaggccctgaaaattgatcagttgcgatctgaaaactctgacaccagacctgagccagccaggtcactcggtattattttatttgaaaaagaaatcAGAATGAAGATAACCTTTTTCAGGTGTTTAATGAATCATGTGGTTAAATACAGTTACTTAACCAAGATTgtgtataatttgaaaacaattcAGGGTTTTAACATCATGTGATGAACAAAAT from Nilaparvata lugens isolate BPH unplaced genomic scaffold, ASM1435652v1 scaffold10294, whole genome shotgun sequence includes the following:
- the LOC120355341 gene encoding LOW QUALITY PROTEIN: uncharacterized protein LOC120355341 (The sequence of the model RefSeq protein was modified relative to this genomic sequence to represent the inferred CDS: inserted 3 bases in 3 codons), yielding MANVGLNAVQTVVTIYTALTVKNLNATSPKQSKNTTAKAHNTTTTKADKKSAKSVTTVTTRQRAIGLWQTVNFTYYDSLVGIAXRMSHPNXPEPTVALIFKKRGAEFDVEALERRLMKAKREKPKSVQLYNQIGNFFXIKGDTYRSIECFRRALAVSPHNAE